Proteins from a single region of Verrucomicrobiota bacterium JB022:
- a CDS encoding TonB-dependent receptor, with product MNSTSCLLANSLRRFGSLQQALALGLLAATPVSVAAQAGAPSEENTVELDEFVTTASSRSMLIEDAPASISVVSTEDLQIRPIQDITQALGLVEGVTLLRSGNQRKIQMRGLGADYTLIMIDGKRVNTAANMFRGNDYDASWVPIEAIQRVEVVRGPMSTLYGSDAIGGVVNIITKPVGSTWAGSLTGDYTFQEDSDAGDAYKGGFFVSGPIVNDTLGIKVWGGFSKRQEDDDDINPADPNTGARQPGFADREEKFVNGTVTYTPTDDTKIDAQYGFSRQNHDDFIMERQDYMLSAEQYFGFGDGRLRLYGDQVENLTGSTTGEENPNKAKNWAADARLVVPWERARQTFSLGGEYRNQHLRDETLLAGWPGAPDFGQNPTTEVDQYAFFIEDEIKLLEDLTLTIGNRFDDHENFGSHNSPRAYLIYQPIDRLSFRAGWAEAFRAPTLLQNSPNWGSVSCGSRTEGCFIIGSEDLKPEESTSYEFGARWDDTRWAASITLFHNELENMIDITSRTRDPALAPSYPNFVGFLADGRPIFAYQNIAKVESQGVEVSVQADVTEQVGLRFAYTFLETENKSTANPYPLIYQPKHSGSVTVDWRPTDKLSFFVTGNYIGNQYIFSSASAQIEQGDYTLFDFGTRYELAEWLTLRAGVLNFTDRTFERISSSEFNEEGRRYFVAGTYHF from the coding sequence GTGAACTCCACATCCTGTCTCCTTGCAAATTCCCTGCGCCGTTTCGGCAGCCTGCAGCAAGCCCTCGCGCTTGGATTGCTGGCTGCGACCCCGGTTTCCGTCGCCGCCCAGGCTGGCGCCCCGAGCGAAGAAAACACTGTCGAACTGGACGAATTCGTGACCACGGCGTCCTCGCGCTCGATGCTGATCGAAGACGCGCCGGCCAGCATCTCCGTCGTGTCTACAGAAGACCTGCAGATCCGCCCGATCCAGGACATTACGCAGGCTCTCGGCCTCGTCGAAGGCGTGACGCTCCTGCGCAGCGGCAACCAGCGCAAGATCCAGATGCGCGGCCTTGGCGCGGATTACACGCTGATCATGATCGACGGCAAGCGCGTCAACACGGCTGCGAACATGTTCCGTGGCAACGACTACGACGCCAGTTGGGTGCCGATCGAGGCCATCCAGCGCGTGGAAGTGGTGCGTGGGCCGATGTCGACGCTCTATGGCTCCGATGCGATCGGGGGCGTGGTCAACATCATCACCAAGCCGGTCGGCAGCACCTGGGCAGGCTCGCTGACGGGTGACTACACCTTCCAGGAAGACAGCGATGCGGGCGATGCCTACAAGGGCGGCTTCTTCGTCAGTGGCCCGATCGTCAACGACACCCTCGGGATCAAGGTGTGGGGCGGCTTCAGCAAGCGCCAGGAAGACGACGACGATATCAACCCCGCAGATCCGAACACGGGAGCGCGCCAGCCGGGCTTCGCCGACCGCGAAGAGAAATTCGTCAACGGCACCGTGACTTACACCCCGACCGACGACACCAAGATCGACGCCCAGTATGGCTTCAGCCGCCAGAACCATGACGACTTCATCATGGAGCGGCAGGACTACATGCTGTCGGCCGAGCAGTATTTCGGCTTCGGCGATGGCCGCCTGCGCCTTTATGGCGACCAGGTCGAAAACCTGACCGGAAGCACCACCGGCGAAGAAAACCCCAACAAGGCCAAAAATTGGGCGGCCGATGCCCGCCTTGTGGTGCCGTGGGAGCGTGCGCGTCAAACCTTCAGCCTCGGCGGCGAATACCGCAACCAGCACCTACGCGACGAAACGCTACTGGCAGGCTGGCCGGGGGCGCCCGACTTTGGGCAAAACCCGACGACGGAAGTAGACCAGTACGCGTTCTTCATCGAAGATGAAATCAAGCTGCTGGAAGACTTGACGCTGACCATCGGCAATCGCTTCGACGACCACGAGAACTTTGGCAGCCACAACAGCCCGCGCGCCTACCTGATCTACCAGCCAATCGACAGGCTGAGCTTCCGTGCGGGTTGGGCTGAAGCGTTCCGCGCACCGACGCTGCTGCAAAACAGCCCCAACTGGGGCTCCGTCTCCTGCGGCAGTCGCACGGAAGGTTGCTTCATCATCGGTTCGGAAGACCTGAAGCCCGAGGAAAGCACCAGCTACGAGTTCGGCGCTCGCTGGGACGATACGCGCTGGGCTGCGTCGATCACCTTATTCCACAACGAGCTGGAAAACATGATCGACATCACCAGCCGCACCCGCGACCCCGCGCTTGCGCCGAGCTACCCCAACTTTGTCGGTTTCCTTGCCGACGGCCGCCCGATCTTTGCCTACCAGAACATCGCCAAGGTCGAATCCCAGGGGGTGGAAGTCAGCGTGCAGGCCGACGTAACGGAGCAAGTGGGCCTGCGCTTCGCCTACACCTTCCTCGAAACGGAAAACAAGTCGACCGCCAACCCCTACCCGCTCATTTACCAGCCGAAGCACTCCGGCTCGGTCACGGTCGACTGGCGGCCCACCGACAAGCTCTCGTTCTTCGTAACGGGCAACTACATCGGCAACCAGTATATCTTCTCGTCGGCTTCCGCGCAGATCGAGCAGGGCGACTACACGCTGTTCGACTTTGGCACGCGCTACGAGCTGGCCGAATGGCTGACCTTGCGCGCCGGGGTGCTCAACTTTACCGACCGCACCTTCGAGCGCATCAGCAGCTCCGAGTTCAACGAAGAGGGCCGCCGCTACTTCGTGGCGGGCACGTATCACTTCTAG